Proteins encoded together in one Bacilli bacterium window:
- a CDS encoding GNAT family protein translates to MDFQLAAMTEEAAKTICSWSYEPPYDIYSFSPWETLAAENRELADPRIRKSQYCAVVNEHRELCGFAQFFPLAGWLRLGLGMRPDLCGKGLGASFVRAILAEAHKRKAPADQIDLEVLPWNERAIRVYEKCGFVLEQQYERMTPLGPALVHCMVYRG, encoded by the coding sequence ATGGATTTCCAGCTTGCGGCCATGACGGAAGAAGCGGCGAAAACAATCTGCTCCTGGAGCTACGAACCGCCTTACGACATCTATTCGTTCTCCCCCTGGGAAACGCTCGCGGCGGAAAACCGCGAACTTGCCGATCCGCGCATCAGAAAATCGCAATATTGCGCAGTTGTCAATGAACACCGCGAGTTGTGCGGTTTTGCGCAATTTTTCCCGCTTGCGGGTTGGTTGAGACTCGGGCTTGGCATGCGCCCCGATCTGTGCGGCAAAGGATTGGGCGCAAGCTTCGTGCGCGCCATCCTGGCGGAGGCGCACAAACGAAAAGCACCCGCAGATCAAATCGATCTGGAGGTGCTTCCCTGGAACGAGCGGGCAATCCGCGTGTATGAAAAATGCGGATTCGTCCTTGAGCAGCAATACGAGCGAATGACGCCGTTGGGTCCGGCGCTCGTTCACTGTATGGTGTACCGGGGCTAA